The following are encoded together in the Nyctibius grandis isolate bNycGra1 chromosome 5, bNycGra1.pri, whole genome shotgun sequence genome:
- the LOC137663287 gene encoding rap1 GTPase-activating protein 1-like isoform X1 yields MIEKMQGSRLDEQRCSLPAPLKTEEEYIPYPSIHEEHQNFYSSDLSLGYLVLSVKYEQIDKQENLRLLLRTRTGTKHDLIPISCLNEFPNAVQMAKLLCEDVNVERFFPVLYPKASQLIVAFDEHVISNNFKFGVIYQKPGQTTEEEVFSNTEESLGFLEFLDFLGDKIQLQDFRGFRGGLDVTRGQTGTESVYTNFRGKEIMFHVSTKLPFTEGDSQQLQRKRHIGNDIVAIIFQDESTPFVPDMIASNFLHAYVVVQLTHSTTGDTLYKVSVTARDDVPFFGPPLPNPAIFRKSAEFREFLLVKLINAEYSCYRAEKFAKLEERTRSALLESLFEELQLRSRSMMGLPIGEDDKIENGSGGFLENFKSFALPGRSPSRTRASRFHGRRSSAIGIENIQEEKSRDTADRIQKVLDSPGTFFDLKSDGASSPSSPEFPSRKSKHI; encoded by the exons GGGAGTCGTCTGGATGAACAAAGATGTTCCCTTCCAGCTCCTCTCAAG acaGAAGAGGAGTATATTCCTTACCCCAGCATCCATGAG GAGCACCAGAACTTTTACTCCAGTGACTTGTCCTTGGGCTACCTGGTACTTTCTGTGAAGTATGAACAGATCGACAAACAGGAAAATCTGCGCCTGTTGCTGAG GACTCGGACTGGCACCAAACATGACCTGATCCCCATTTCCTGTCTGAATGAGTTTCCCAATGCTGTCCAGATGGCGAAG CTACTGTGTGAGGATGTGAATGTTGAACGCTTCTTTCCTGTCCTCTACCCTAAG GCTTCGCAGCTTATTGTTGCGTTTGATGAACATGTCATAAGCAATAACTTCAAATTTGGGGTCATCTACCAGAAACCTGGACAG ACAACTGAAGAAGAAGTCTTCAGTAACACAGAAGAGAGTCTGGGTTTCCTGGAGTTCCTGGACTTCCTTGGTGACAAGATTCAGCTGCAGGATTTCCGTGG GTTCCGAGGAGGCTTAGATGTCACTAGAGGTCAAACGGGCACTGAGTCGGTCTATACAAATTTCCGGGGCAAGGAGATCATGTTTCATGTGTCTACAAAGCTGCCCTTCACAGAGGGAGATTCCCAGCAG cttcAGCGGAAGCGTCACATTGGGAATGACATTGTAGCCATCATCTTCCAGGATGAAAGCACACCTTTTGTCCCCGATATGATTGCTTCTAATTTTCTACATGCTTATGTGGTAGTTCAGCTCACTCATAGCACCACTGGGGACACTCTCTACAAG GTTTCAGTCACAGCCCGAGATGATGTCCCCTTCTTTGGACCCCCTCTGCCAAATCCAGCCATATTTAGAaag AGTGCAGAGTTTCGTGAATTCCTCCTGGTCAAGCTCATCAATGCTGAGTACAGCTGCTATCGAGCTGAGAAATTTGCTAAATTAGAG GAAAGAACCCGGAGTGCTCTCTTGGAAAGCCTTTTTGAGGAGCTGCAGCTTCGCAGCCGCAGTATGATGGGATTGCCCATAGGGGAGGATGACAAGATAGAGAACGGCAGTGGAGGCTTCCTCGAGAATTTCAAG tCTTTTGCCTTGCCTGGTAGGAGCCCATCACGTACTCGAGCCAGCCGCTTCCATGGGCGACGGAGTAGTGCCATTGGCATTGAGAACatacaggaggaaaagag cAGAGACACTGCAGATAGGATACAGAAGGTGCTGGACAGTCCAGGAACTTTCTTTGACCTGAAGTCTGATGGAGCATCCAGTCCCAGTTCCCCAGAGTTCCCCAGCAGGAAAAGCAA ACACATCTGA
- the LOC137663287 gene encoding rap1 GTPase-activating protein 1-like isoform X2 encodes MIEKMQGSRLDEQRCSLPAPLKTEEEYIPYPSIHEVLQKGWPYPLIILPQFGGYWIEGTSHNLSSLSPTLSDFPWSGKVKLESDPTAKLYRKHFLGKEHQNFYSSDLSLGYLVLSVKYEQIDKQENLRLLLRTRTGTKHDLIPISCLNEFPNAVQMAKLLCEDVNVERFFPVLYPKASQLIVAFDEHVISNNFKFGVIYQKPGQTTEEEVFSNTEESLGFLEFLDFLGDKIQLQDFRGFRGGLDVTRGQTGTESVYTNFRGKEIMFHVSTKLPFTEGDSQQLQRKRHIGNDIVAIIFQDESTPFVPDMIASNFLHAYVVVQLTHSTTGDTLYKVSVTARDDVPFFGPPLPNPAIFRKSAEFREFLLVKLINAEYSCYRAEKFAKLEERTRSALLESLFEELQLRSRSMMGLPIGEDDKIENGSGGFLENFKRVIRGRSQSLDTMGISMRKQQPATLPSRPTTAGLALSQSVAEGPKAIAASFALPGRSPSRTRASRFHGRRSSAIGIENIQEEKSRDTADRIQKVLDSPGTFFDLKSDGASSPSSPEFPSRKSK; translated from the exons GGGAGTCGTCTGGATGAACAAAGATGTTCCCTTCCAGCTCCTCTCAAG acaGAAGAGGAGTATATTCCTTACCCCAGCATCCATGAG GTATTACAGAAAGGTTGGCCATATCCTCTCATTATCTTACCTCAGTTTGGGGGCTACTGGATTGAAGGGACCAGCCACAACCTCTCCAGCTTGAGTCCAACTCTGTCTGACTTTCCCTGGAGTGGTAAAGTGAAACTGGAGAGTGACCCTACAGCCAAGCTGTACCGCAAACATTTTCTGGGGAAG GAGCACCAGAACTTTTACTCCAGTGACTTGTCCTTGGGCTACCTGGTACTTTCTGTGAAGTATGAACAGATCGACAAACAGGAAAATCTGCGCCTGTTGCTGAG GACTCGGACTGGCACCAAACATGACCTGATCCCCATTTCCTGTCTGAATGAGTTTCCCAATGCTGTCCAGATGGCGAAG CTACTGTGTGAGGATGTGAATGTTGAACGCTTCTTTCCTGTCCTCTACCCTAAG GCTTCGCAGCTTATTGTTGCGTTTGATGAACATGTCATAAGCAATAACTTCAAATTTGGGGTCATCTACCAGAAACCTGGACAG ACAACTGAAGAAGAAGTCTTCAGTAACACAGAAGAGAGTCTGGGTTTCCTGGAGTTCCTGGACTTCCTTGGTGACAAGATTCAGCTGCAGGATTTCCGTGG GTTCCGAGGAGGCTTAGATGTCACTAGAGGTCAAACGGGCACTGAGTCGGTCTATACAAATTTCCGGGGCAAGGAGATCATGTTTCATGTGTCTACAAAGCTGCCCTTCACAGAGGGAGATTCCCAGCAG cttcAGCGGAAGCGTCACATTGGGAATGACATTGTAGCCATCATCTTCCAGGATGAAAGCACACCTTTTGTCCCCGATATGATTGCTTCTAATTTTCTACATGCTTATGTGGTAGTTCAGCTCACTCATAGCACCACTGGGGACACTCTCTACAAG GTTTCAGTCACAGCCCGAGATGATGTCCCCTTCTTTGGACCCCCTCTGCCAAATCCAGCCATATTTAGAaag AGTGCAGAGTTTCGTGAATTCCTCCTGGTCAAGCTCATCAATGCTGAGTACAGCTGCTATCGAGCTGAGAAATTTGCTAAATTAGAG GAAAGAACCCGGAGTGCTCTCTTGGAAAGCCTTTTTGAGGAGCTGCAGCTTCGCAGCCGCAGTATGATGGGATTGCCCATAGGGGAGGATGACAAGATAGAGAACGGCAGTGGAGGCTTCCTCGAGAATTTCAAG CGGGTGATCAGAGGCCGCAGCCAGAGCCTGGATACCATGGGGATATCCatgagaaagcagcagccagccacCCTGCCCAGCCGCCCAACTACAGCTGGCCTTGCCCTCAGCCAGAGTGTCGCCGAGGGCCCTAAGGCCATTGCTGCG tCTTTTGCCTTGCCTGGTAGGAGCCCATCACGTACTCGAGCCAGCCGCTTCCATGGGCGACGGAGTAGTGCCATTGGCATTGAGAACatacaggaggaaaagag cAGAGACACTGCAGATAGGATACAGAAGGTGCTGGACAGTCCAGGAACTTTCTTTGACCTGAAGTCTGATGGAGCATCCAGTCCCAGTTCCCCAGAGTTCCCCAGCAGGAAAAGCAAGTga